Genomic DNA from Cloeon dipterum chromosome 3, ieCloDipt1.1, whole genome shotgun sequence:
TGCGAAAGCAGTACAAAGTCTGCCGCTGATAATATTCAGTGGCAAAAACTATGCTTGGAACTTTGATCTTCGCCCACTTGCTGTTGGTAAGACAGTTTTTTTCACTCATGAAATCTCTGACGTAAGTGAGTTACTTCAATCCTTTTATAAAAACTAGTTACGCgttaaaaactgaaaacacaatttgttgGGACTGCATAACTATTTTCACACTGTTCTCCTCGAAGAcctctattattttttaactaaataaacgtattattattcattttggaACACTCACGTTCAGCCAATTCAGAGCTGGTGCTCGTTCAGCTAtgtcatattaaaaaaatggtcttGTGTCCTTCCacataaaaatgttgcaaaaaacaaaacacataAATCCAAGTAAGCTATCAAGATtaaatgggaaatattttaggaaCCAGGCGCAATTTATGCCCAACCAagatgttatattttaaacgttctcttattcactttatttttgttccttcTAAGTCATGAggttttagtttaaaatatccGAAGAATtgttaagcattttttatagCCAACACATCATTctcacttttatttattttttgtaaattcgtCGTTAAAATCCAAATGTCTCGATTTGGCCCATTTCGACAGTTTCCTCCTGAGTACAAAACACTTTGCTTTCTGCTGGCACGCTTTATCGACAGTTCGATAAGACATTATTAATTGTGATGTATTTGGAAATACTTTTTTACAGTGAGcgatttctaaaattttgtttttgataaaattgggCAGAAATGCTCGATGGCGTCGGCCGACAACCTGCTGGGCACTATGACCCCGGCGCCACTTGGGAAAAAAACTCCAATCGGCGACACATTTGTCTTCGTCGACGAGCCAAACCCAAAGCGGCGGGGCAAGCAGAAGCAGCCAAAAGCAAGACTCTTTGGCATCGCTGTATTGCGAGGTTGGAAGCGTAAAATTTCCCTTCAAGCACGCATTTAACACGTTTTGCAGACAACCGCGCTCTTACGTACCCAAGACTGCCTCTCCGTAGaccaaatataaataacaacAACGGCAGAAATAAGCGGCGCAGAGGCAGAGGCaggaataataacaaaaacaaaaaagtgacaaaaaataaaaacgcccAGACGCTTCCCACGACCAAAtcaggtaatttaaaatattaggaTCATGTGGATTTCATTAATATGGAGTCTGCAGGTTTTCTTcggcttttttttaaatatttattttgatttattttttgtttgtccaTTTTACAATATTGTTGCTTTTCTCATAGTCAAAAATCTAAAGAGTATTGATGGTCCAAACTGAATTAACGGCTACATAACTTAATGACGCACTGAGTTGGCCCTGcagctttaaatattttataataactaaattaaaatcttttaatgtTGTTAAAAAGttcgatattttaaatgtttttaaattcaaaattgatatatcTATGAAttctagcaattttaaaatgcattttagcATATTTGCAATGATAATTGGCAATCGAGCGGCCTCAATGGTTTGCatctttatttgaaaaactacacaaaaaataatatcaataaaaaaaatcagaatattttatctagagtaatttagttttttatttttattataaagaaGCAGTAAAAAGTTTATTATGTTAATATTAATGCAGGACAAAACACGCCCGAATTCAGCGGACCGTTCAAACCTGATGAATACGATTACAGATATGAGGAGTACGGGTTTGAGACAAGTAAGGCAAATAAATTCGTaacaggaaaaatatatttatttaacattataAATCCTGATCTCTTTGGggacttttaaattgatttttaatccaatttgAATTACAATCTTCAGCAAGACGGCGTCTGACAACCTCTTCCGGACGGCGCCGAAGGACGCAGACGGCCTGGTCAACCTGGCCGTCGTCTCAATCCATGTCCACCttgacaacaacaacaacaactacgCCGGTGGCCAGTGAGGCCCAACTGGTGACAGTCGCCAGCCCCTCTGTTCCGCCCGTGCCCAGTACTTTTTGCGCATCTGATTCTCTTAATGTACACTTTCTTGAGTTTTTACACAACACAGAAAAACAAAtagatttttctcttgaaaattcataaaaacaaatattccgATTCAGGTAGCAATGGTTTGCTGTAACTTGCAATTTCCGGCACTATTCGACTACGCCGACTTTGACAACTGCGCGACAAACGCGGCCAATCTATCACCTGAGGAAATGGACACATTCTTGATCAATTTTGGAATGGATGAAAAGTCGGAActgaactttaatttaaagtgtattttgcattattaataTAGTTATAGCGgctaaaaatttagtaaaaactCTTGATCAGGGTTCCAAGATGCCAGGGAGTCGATGGTATGTTTTTCTACATGCTTTTGCCTTAAACagaatctgcaattttttctcgtcCCACAGTGCGTCATGAGTTGCGTTTTCTTGGAATCACAAGTATTAGTTTAAATGGTTAAgcttatttataatttctaaaaatctcAGTTCATGGGGAACGATCCGCGGGTTTTGGATATTGAGGAAGTCAACTCTTACTTCTACAATCACTTAGAAAATACGAACAAAAGCGACTGGATCTCGACTCTGGACCAGGCTTTGGTGGACTGCGAGGAGGCAATCAaaggttttatattttatttttcacatttcaacTTTAAATGTGGTTCAAGTGGGACGATTGACGGAAAAAATGCCTGATTACTTTGAGACGGAGGACTCTACCTGCTTCACCCGACCGTTTCTCTATGTGCAGTGTATCAGAAGAGAGCTCCTATACGTAATTCAGAAGCTGCAATTTTGGTCTTGAGGCTTACgctatattaattttcagaaatgtCCCGAGCCGTCAGACAAAGCCACGAGTAAGAAGTAGTTAATTAAGTgtcactaaattaaaaaaataaatttcacaggTGACTATTGCAAATCGGTCATGACGACTCTCGGCGAGTGCAATCCTTTTCgtacttgaaatattttaattaaaaaaattttaacttggtgaataaaagataaaaactcAACAAAAAAACTTGCGTTTAATATTTCGGTTTTGGTTTCGAATCACGAGTGTGCCTAACCCTGCTCTACAATTTTCAATGCCATATTCGATCGCGAACAGGAACAGAGGAAGTGCGTCGATAGTGTGATTCAGAGTCGAGCTTCGATGGCCGCCAGAGAAGCAGTAGAAATTTCCACACAAATTCAAAGcagtcatttttaaatctagcaACAACTGATTCGAAATGAAGGGCAACATTGTATTTATTCTCCTTCTTACACAAATggtaagttaatttattccattataAAAAGTGATTGCGGATCTGGAACCATCTTTCAGACGGTCATGGCcgtaaaaaagagaaacatgACCAAGCATACGACGTCCGGATTGGCCAAACACAATTTAATGCAGCCACTCAAGGGCAGAAAAGTGTCTCAGGGGCAGCAAATTGCTCCTCAAGTCAAGCGAGCGCGGCAGGGGAATATGCCGAATGGGGGTCCTCTCCTCGGTTCCCCTCCGGGTCAGGGTGGGTTACCGATGGGACAGGGAAATGATCAGATATCCCCTCAGGGCCAGGGTAACAATCAGAATTTCCCTTTGGGACAGCAGGGCAACGGCCAGGGTTTCAATCAGGCCAATTTTCCTCAGGGAAATAACCAGAATAATCCACAGGGTCAGGGAAATGGCCAGGGTTTTAATCAGGGTAACTTCCCGCTGAATAACAACCAAAATTTTCCTCAGGGTAATTTTCCTCAAGGTCAGGGAAATGGTCAGGGTAACTTCCCTCAGGGCCAGGGCAACGGCCAGGGCATTCCTCAGGGTCAAGGGAACGGTCAGAATTTTCCGCAGGGTCAAGGGAACAATCAAGGTTTTCCACAGGGTGGTGGTCAGGGTTCCCCTCCAGGCCAAGGAAATGTACCTCCAGGTCAGAACCCTTCGTACTACTACGAAGGTGACTACTATTACTACGACGACACGTCTACTACCGTGAACGACGCGGCCAGCTTCAGCAAGCGTCAAGAGCAGACGCCGCCTGTGACCGCGGTGCCGTTGCCAGTGTCACCGTCGAACCCTTCGTCGTTGAAGCCGCGcaagaggaaaaacaaaaacaagcaGGGACGCAACCCCTTGCGCAGGAGGCGGCCTGCTGGTCTACTCGGCAACGGCTTCGAAAACCCTTTCAAGCCGCACATCAAGGTTTCGATGAGGCAGGTGCAGGTGCTGCCCGTGCGAAGACCTGGTTGGAGGAACAGGAGGAGGAAAGCAAATGCTGACAAAAACAAGAACAACAACGGCACTCTTACTGCAAACAACCAAACCATATCAGGTACGATGAAatgtttcaattatatttgattgtaaaagtaaaaaactttATATAGCGGGGCGtctaaagttttaaattattatcaattattaaaatgaaaatattataaaatgaaaccaaaatttttctaGTTAAAAAGACATAAATGAGGTAAAAGACTTTATAGATATTTTGCCCCTAAAGTTTACCTAAGCTATTTAAATATATCCCCCTATAATTTATGTTTCTTGAGATGAATTTCAAAGTATTGTCTGCAGGTCAAGCTGGGGGTAGAGGAAAAAAGAACGGgcgcaacaacaaaaataataaccaaCGGAACAAAAAGAACAGGCAGAATGGCAACCGGAACAAgaggaagaggaagaagaaggGCACTAAGAAACCCACCGTGCCAACAACGGCCGCCCCCAATGGTGGTTAAAGTCTTTATgtacttttattttacatttaaaaatacgcATTGGATGTAGCTATTGTGACTGCTGCTACCAACATTCCGTTTGTAAACAGCAGACGACCTAGAATGACCACTCCAGCGCCAGAAGACTACTACTATGAGTATTACGACAACCAGAACTCAATAGGTGAGTTAAAATTCGCTTGGTAGaagactaaaattttattctcaagGCTTAAATAATTGATACAGCTTCTGCAATAGCAAATTTCAAGGCTggttgcaaacaaaattttgacaattttctgTTGTAGCACACCGCACAATCAAACGcatttatgaaagaaaatttattaataatacaaattttgacttATGTTTGCGTttgttttgaaactaaaatttaatttgtcacaGAGTGTGCGCTGATTGGGCTACTTTAATCAATATCTCAAAACCAAAGTGCATggcaaatattgatttaaagaatacaaaattatgaataaatcttggaaaaatttcacatGGAGATTTAATATGTTTCAATTTAGACGCCAAGTCAAGCAACGTTATCAGCACCATGTCACAGTCCTGGACAACAGCGAGTGGAGCGATGTCCACGTGGACCACGGCGACAGGTTCAACTGCTTCTGGCAACTCCAGTCCTTCTTCAGCCTCGTCAGGGTCGACAAGTCGCGAGAGCGAAGCTCTGAACTTCTGCCAAACCCAGAATTTTGATGTAAGAATTAATTCTGTAAAAAGTacagaatataattttcttacaaaCGAGAAAAGCGATCagtaaatttagtttcattcTGGATTTATTAAGAGTTActtccaaaattatttgcgagcattttcattaatggttgaaaaattaaatatcttttgGGGTTAGGAggtgaaaaatatatctctCGGGATCTTGAACAATTCTTCTCTTTAATAAGACAGTCACTTTTCGACTATGTCAATCAGAATACATGGACCAGAATGAGCCGGGTCTTTCTCAACtaaacgctcggaactcttaaatgcgacttgttggctcgtgtttccggcgaaaactattttaaattcaaaatctctctctgttgcttcaacgaatttctaacaaatatgTATCATCTAAcaatcattaataacaatacccacaataccctagaccaaaagtgaaaaaggagtgggagttcggctccgcaaccactacatatccttaaaaataaaaaagaacaaataatgcaaaaatattttcaataagagAAGAACATGCacttaaattatatcaaatcGGCCAATGGTacacttttataaaaaattgaataggctttttttcaaaaattgcatcaaaattaaaagattattaaccaaaccaaattaaaaatttaattagagttTGACGCAATATTTTCTCTGCTCAGGACGCAATCTATTGCTGTTCATTGCCGGCGGCGAGCTTATTCAACTCTTACGATATGGACGAATGTCTGGCCGACCTGGACCCTGATAACGAGCCACCCTCCATTGACGAGTACACAATCAACAAAGGCCTCATTGGACAAGGTGACATCGACTTCAACAACAATGGTAAAACTGCTGCAggaatgtaaaaataaagagtaataacatattttgctctttctcCAGAGATGAAAAACTTGACCGACGCCatagtaaattttcaaaataattatcccCTCCTTAATCGTTGATTTGGTATTGTAATTTTCAGTGCCTGTCTCACTGCACGCTCATCTCCTTAGGTTTTGTAAGTTTCATCTGCTTTAGTGCTTTTTTCTACTTTAATCGCTAATATCGTGTGACGCAACCTGCGCAACTCGCGTGCTCGGCCGGTTAACTACCTCCTTGACtctatcaaattttctctccGTAGTTGTCTGACCAGCCAAGCAGCCTGGACTTTGAGAAGTTGACATCTTACATGCAGAAGAATCTTGAGGACGACGAAGAGATGAGCCCCTGGGTGCCCGTGTTCCAGGAGGCAGCTAAGAATTGCACCTCTTACATACAAGGTGACATCGTAACTAAAAATGTTGCTCTTTTTGATACGAAAACATGggaatttgcagaaaaaatgggCACCATCCAAGACCGAATAAACGACGTTGATTCAACTTGCTTCACAAAACCATACCTCTTCATTCAATGCGTTCAACAGGCATTTTTAATGGTGAGTgttctttgatttaaaaaaatcaggtgtAACTAGACACAATTTTTACAGAACTGTCCTAAGCCGTCAGATCAGGCGACAAGtgagttgtaaaatttattcacgcaTGAGGGAATAATTCTACCGCTTTTGAGGTTGTGATGAATTTAAGAATCTGAAAAGAATTTATGAAGCATAAATAACACTTTCAACTACTGACATTTGAGAAAAGTTCTGGTTTTTACCtacaaaaatatgcaaacttctattttcacattttttttaaagaaatttcggAGTATAGAACATTTCtccaattttaatgaataaacaggtaacaaagaaaattattttcaggagAGATCTGCACGTCGACAATATCAGGAATGAAGATGTGCAATCCGTTTGATTAAGAACATTTAATTATGATCCCTTTTATACAGACATTAGTTTAAAGCGAATAAATACATATGCAACAGAGCCTTTCGTTGTCAATTCTAGCTTTATTCTCCAGTCCAGATGATGGCTTTCTTTCCTCTGTCCACGCTGGCTAAGAATCCACCGTACGGGTGCCAGGAAATCGCTGTCACCGCAccactgaaataaataatgattaacAGCCTGGattaatatgtttttttctttcatgaaatattttccttttatataattatgggttttctcaaataattatttaatgtaacaaattaattccgttagtaaataattgaaatcacGAAAAAGTGGATTATCTTCAAATTGTTGgcgaagaaataaaataaatacctgTGTTCCTTGTGGTTACTCTCGCAGATGAGGTGGCCGGTCTTAGTGTTCCAAACAAAGACGCCGCCATCGCCGCTGCCGACGCCCACCATGTCCGAGCAGGGGCTAAACGCGGCCCGGCTCCAGTCGCAGCCCACCTTGAAGTTGTCGTGGCTGCccccagaaaaaaaatttagttaaattatatagacatttaaataattcatctcACCTGAAAACGCGGAGCTCCTGCTTCATCCGCAGGTCGTACACCTTCAGGGTGTCATCCCTGACGCAAGCCAGAAGGAGGTTCCCATCTGCAAGATTGATTAGATCGTGAGAAggagatatatttttgataaggaaatattttgttatgattattttgacaaaagaTTGATATTAGAGAGGTGTTCTGATGTTGGCATGATAAAACTgtattctaatttattaatttgattatagCTTTTAgagacaagaaaattaattctccattgatatttttacaaaagtttGCAGggagagttaaaaattggATCTTCTCCGCACACATTTTCAATACTGCAGACATACaatcttagaaaaaaatgttatatttcacgggaaaatttattttactcttttttcaacaaactaaacaaattatttttctatcaacTCGAGATAAGttccatttttgaaataaaatttcctcacTGTCACTGGCAAATTTAACcatgaaaataatgctttttggaaaattcagttttaatcTGGAacaatttatcttttgaaacgCCACATCTGATATTTCCGTTAGtaggtatttaattaaatataaattaatgaacgTGTAATGCGGACCTTTGGAAAGGTCTAGGGAGGTGACCCTGCCCTGGAGGACGAGTTCGTTGGCTGCCGTGCCAGAAGAGCCGCTCTCGCATCTCGCGTCCCAGAAGCGGATTTTCTTGTCAAAGTGTCCGCTGATGAAGGTGAACGCCTCTGAAGTGACCACGTCGTTGCAGCTCGACCCGGCAAACTTAGTCTCCACGCCTGTAAACAGAAGAAAATAAGCGTCAAACTCGGCCACTCTGCTCTCCCGGGAG
This window encodes:
- the LOC135941486 gene encoding uncharacterized protein LOC135941486 isoform X2 — its product is MLGTLIFAHLLLKCSMASADNLLGTMTPAPLGKKTPIGDTFVFVDEPNPKRRGKQKQPKARLFGIAVLRDNRALTYPRLPLRRPNINNNNGRNKRRRGRGRNNNKNKKVTKNKNAQTLPTTKSGQNTPEFSGPFKPDEYDYRYEEYGFETTRRRLTTSSGRRRRTQTAWSTWPSSQSMSTLTTTTTTTPVASEAQLVTVASPSVPPVPSTFCASDSLNVAMVCCNLQFPALFDYADFDNCATNAANLSPEEMDTFLINFGMDEKSELNFNLKWFQDARESMCVMSCVFLESQFMGNDPRVLDIEEVNSYFYNHLENTNKSDWISTLDQALVDCEEAIKVGRLTEKMPDYFETEDSTCFTRPFLYVQCIRRELLYKCPEPSDKATSDYCKSVMTTLGECNPFRT
- the LOC135941486 gene encoding uncharacterized protein LOC135941486 isoform X1; protein product: MLGTLIFAHLLLKCSMASADNLLGTMTPAPLGKKTPIGDTFVFVDEPNPKRRGKQKQPKARLFGIAVLRDNRALTYPRLPLRRPNINNNNGRNKRRRGRGRNNNKNKKVTKNKNAQTLPTTKSGQNTPEFSGPFKPDEYDYRYEEYGFETTRRRLTTSSGRRRRTQTAWSTWPSSQSMSTLTTTTTTTPVASEAQLVTVASPSVPPVPSTFCASDSLNVAMVCCNLQFPALFDYADFDNCATNAANLSPEEMDTFLINFGMDEKSELNFNLKWFQDARESMVCFSTCFCLKQNLQFFLVPQCVMSCVFLESQFMGNDPRVLDIEEVNSYFYNHLENTNKSDWISTLDQALVDCEEAIKVGRLTEKMPDYFETEDSTCFTRPFLYVQCIRRELLYKCPEPSDKATSDYCKSVMTTLGECNPFRT
- the LOC135941483 gene encoding AAC-rich mRNA clone AAC11 protein-like, whose translation is MKGNIVFILLLTQMTVMAVKKRNMTKHTTSGLAKHNLMQPLKGRKVSQGQQIAPQVKRARQGNMPNGGPLLGSPPGQGGLPMGQGNDQISPQGQGNNQNFPLGQQGNGQGFNQANFPQGNNQNNPQGQGNGQGFNQGNFPLNNNQNFPQGNFPQGQGNGQGNFPQGQGNGQGIPQGQGNGQNFPQGQGNNQGFPQGGGQGSPPGQGNVPPGQNPSYYYEGDYYYYDDTSTTVNDAASFSKRQEQTPPVTAVPLPVSPSNPSSLKPRKRKNKNKQGRNPLRRRRPAGLLGNGFENPFKPHIKVSMRQVQVLPVRRPGWRNRRRKANADKNKNNNGTLTANNQTISGQAGGRGKKNGRNNKNNNQRNKKNRQNGNRNKRKRKKKGTKKPTVPTTAAPNAIVTAATNIPFVNSRRPRMTTPAPEDYYYEYYDNQNSIDAKSSNVISTMSQSWTTASGAMSTWTTATGSTASGNSSPSSASSGSTSRESEALNFCQTQNFDDAIYCCSLPAASLFNSYDMDECLADLDPDNEPPSIDEYTINKGLIGQGDIDFNNNEMKNLTDAICLSHCTLISLGFLSDQPSSLDFEKLTSYMQKNLEDDEEMSPWVPVFQEAAKNCTSYIQEKMGTIQDRINDVDSTCFTKPYLFIQCVQQAFLMNCPKPSDQATREICTSTISGMKMCNPFD